In one window of Cryptococcus neoformans var. neoformans B-3501A chromosome 11, whole genome shotgun sequence DNA:
- a CDS encoding hypothetical protein (HMMPfam hit to DNA_methylase, C-5 cytosine-specific DNA methylase, score: -41.2, E(): 2.4e-09), with product MKETEGRAVNGENMRNIPSIQSQKRKRASPSPEVESEEDGDDWYEIDYIADSRIIRRKGRQILQYLIHWAGYAVHERTWEDEDGIGGENCSLVQEFYQKNPGKPRLLPPPVRKEVKLARKVEVVITTRRIDGKSSATYSTGQPSPHRSSITSPQANSIGEEDPNSFPTRRPVRSTVSKTAKRSSLRKLHPNKKRKTSSDDESDFVFEGGEWDEDDDGDVHFRSDEDSEQERSAEEPESDEEIIKSAKKARTSLPKAKLRPKPANLGSFVTGVRPLGQELDIKAAVRNMSEDLPPISDIEAMFDHLVSRIPDIIELVRRLNGRKLRVATMCSGTESPLLALNMIAKAIKAQHGLTLAFEHVFSCEIEPFKQAYIERNFAPPVLFRDVTELGKKRAHTAYGSMVEVPGDVDILIAGTSCVDYSNLNNVQQDIDANGESGRTFRGMLQWVKKHQPPIVILENVCNAPWDRVVEYFGQIDYDAQYTRLDTKEFYIPHTRTRVYLFATPSSPEPENLPEKWAQTVKDLRRPWSSPFEAFLLHTDDPNIHRARLELASARAQADGTSRKTTDWNRCESRHQRARQDEALGLLRPLTSWQEAGVCKGLDWTWNDWLLAQTERVVDLLEISTLRMAKDGIDSGFKACIWNVSQNVDRQTGSSKTALAPCLTPNMIPWVTIRGGPVTGREALALQGIPVRELLLTNENEDQLADLAGNAMTTTVVGSAMIAALKVACHKIIEGTNPGKEAALILEKEAIDDEQVAGRIIGEDSLERHDLDLAKVSKSNLSEILDLAFRSSRHCQCEGQSGIVPNILECQECSYRACKSCGGRPEHVYAPCASQRVEPAEFEKIFKGLLPMRVRIAGLTDHCLNAVRKAAEKSNRGSVSDVDWQLWSTALLEGIHDAEFRFRYLKRQSTWTAVYEARGAMLSLVLRNQIPEWRLTIKAPPSEPNNSQLRALLLHPVARLQIDIGGQDVLCGPWELCIPSMKSIDIEITGKGELLPSWEASLGLQGPFAHTTRWSELEISLQAEDDNALDRKLSGTYQLLPRCGQAMSSLHKKKPDPSEDGLPQLYFFLDPTRCGESREDRYVFSTSTERLDYGTERPVIARLDSKWREGNEKQRKVKLDVSGAWVKCAEAHLTAIGGDDIAVVANDAGANEIHRDRATYAIPASASAISASLTTKGCSHAMALLSCRVPLDPTHSESMWRRGAWAEIDLSHQGNTTFANLAWITERLPPLDGLKNWTHITDDVPENVCERCAPRPPKIHWIKREGKTNKKGNKTKSTIIAFEDKLEAGQYEHALKHRPSPFVVQLRLDGDIGSFRIGLNIVSLAHRALSRLPPTTSEHKISLSWRLTPGHVAETFQPRRVFILPSNKQDPENSQPEAFKLPLRKEQLRSLWWMLEQEKAAGKTHTFVEEEISESLLPAVGWRAEGKAERPVMVRGGVIADQVGYGKTIISIALVAQTMSLPAPEPAPPGLIDLKATLIVVPGHLSKQWPNEIARFTGSMFKVIVIQGMKDLQGKTIAELGKADIIVMASEIFESDVYWSRFEYLSARPREWLNDTQGGRFFCDRLDAAMESLMSQTEILKEKGSEAAMRAMEDKKKSLVDSAGAKKEVHIAVSFGRRMKGQAYRDKHSSDSKAKPITKEELERWEASEDEDDDEESKTYIPIPKFHSFTGSESILSASVKKDYKLLPNPVLHMFRFRRVIADEFTYLQKKSLAAVLRLSSSYRWILSGTPPVSDFAAIRSIATFMGIHLGVQDDGEGDVQYQKARAKEQTQAEKFHAFREIHSRAWHNRRDELAQEFLNVFMRQNIAEIEDIPTVEHIRTFKLPASEGAIYLELEHHLQALEMQARKETKFKNVTQGDRNARLEEALSDSKTAEEALLKRCCHFTLDLSDKTQDAKTAQEACDHITSARARQLLACQEDLSRSVNQAIALHGWIKKKGGFSKNDDERQPFAEWIAFSSNISKHQGDIEAARILLNVIEKCGVKDGSIPLSPSDKQSPSIASGARMDDVKWQLREQTHLLRKLVKELVARVRSLRFFEVVRKIQKGKSDAQIVLESSECGHKPSTNPDIEMAVLSCCGHVACHECMRKAVASQRCVKSGECHAAVRPTNMVKVSSLGTEGELSSGRYGAKLEHLVNLIHSIPKDERVLVFLQWEDLAGKVSEALSAGKIPHVTLSGSAKSRANTLDRFQSTNADTARVLLLKMNDASAAGSNLTTANHAIFLGPLFTNSLFNYRAVETQAIGRVRRYGQQKKVHIHRLLALDTIDMTIFNTRRAELKEKTDWEEIPQEEYKA from the exons ATGAAGGAAACGGAAGGCAGAGCTGTAAATGGGGAAAATATGAGAAACATTCCAAGCATCCAATCACAGAAAAGAAAACGC GCATCTCCTTCGCCGGAGGTAGAgtcagaagaggatggcgatgacTGGTACGAAATTGACTACATTGCCGATTCGCGAATTAtcagaagaaaaggacgCCAAATCTTACAGTATCTCATCCACTGGGCCGGTTATGCTGTGCACGAGAGAACGtgggaggacgaggatggtATTGGAGGAGAAAACTGTTCACTCGTTCAAGAATTTTACCAAAAGAATCCTGGAAAACCAAGGCTTTTGCCCCCTCCCGTCAGAAAAGAAGTCAAATTAGCGCGCAAGGTAGAGGTCGTCATCACTACGCGGAGGATCGACGGAAAGAGCAGCGCCACTTACTCAACAGGCCAGCCATCCCCTCATCGCTCAAGCATAACAAGTCCCCAAGCGAATAGCATTGGTGAGGAAGATCCCAATTCATTCCCTACAAGACGCCCTGTTCGATCTACTGTCTCAAAAACAGCCAAGCGATCGTCTCTAAGAAAATTGCATCCGAACAAAAAGCGTAAGACGTCTAGCGACGATGAAAGCGACTTTGTctttgaaggtggtgaatgggacgaggacgatgacGGTGATGTGCATTTCAGATCAGATGAAGATAGCGAACAGGAAAGATCTGCGGAAGAGCCTGAAAGCGATGAGG AAATAATAAAATCtgcgaagaaggcaagaaCTTCTTTGCCCAAGGCAAAATTACGCCCCAAACCAGCGAATCT TGGTAGTTTCGTCACAGGTGTGAGACCCCTCGGCCAGGAATTGGATATCAAAGCTGCTGTAAGGAACATGAGCGAGGACCTACCTCCAATAAGCGACATCGAAGCCATGTTCGATCACCTTGTTTCCAGA ATCCCAGACATAATTGAACTGGTCAGGCGGCTGAATGGACGAAAACTCCGGGTAGCTACAATGTGCTC CGGCACCGAGTCCCCTCTCCTTGCTCTCAACATGATCGCAAAAGCAATCAAAGCTCAGCATGGCCTTACATTAGCGTTTGAACACGTTTTCTCTTGTGAGATTGAACCATTCAAGCAGGCTTATATCGAGCGCAACTTCGCTCCTCCTGTTCTGTTCAGGGATGTAACTGAACtaggaaagaaaagagctCATACGGCGTATGGCTCGATGGTTGAGGTACCTGGTGATGTTGAT ATTCTCATCGCTGGTACTTCCTGCGTCGATTACTCCAATCTGAATAACGTCCAACAGGATATTGATGCCAACGGTGAATCTGGAAGAACTTTTCGTGGCATGTTACAATGGGTCAAAAAGCATCAGCCCCCGATCGTCATTTTGGAAAATGTCTGTAACGCGCCCTGGGATAGGGTTGTTGAGTACTTTGGACAGATTGACTATGACGCCCAGTATACACG ACTTGATACTAAAGAGTTTTATATTCCCCATACTCGAACTCGAGTTTATCTTTTTGCTActccctcatctcctgAACCAGAAAATCTTCCTGAGAAGTGGGCCCAGACCGTGAAAGATCTTCGTCGCCCATGGTCTTCCCCATTTGAAGCATTCCTACTTCATACAGATGATCCCAACATACATCGCGCTCGTCTTGAATTGGCTTCTGCGCGCGCGCAGGCAGATGGTACTTCTCGCAAGACTACAGACTGGAACAGATGCGAATCAAGACACCAGCGTGCTAGGCAAGATGAAGCCCTCGGCTTATTGAGGCCTCTAACTTCCTGGCAAGAAGCGGGTGTGTGTAAGGGGCTGGACTGGACATGGAATGACTGGCTCCTTGCTCAGACGGAAAGGGTAGTCGATCTCTTGGAGATTTCCACCTTGCGAATGGCAAAAGACGGTATTGACTCTGGTTTCAAGGCTTGCATTTGGAACGTCAGTCAAAACGTTGATCGACAGACTGGCTCATCAAAGACAGCTCTTGCCCCTTGCCTGACACCCAACATGATTCCCTGGGTCACTATCCGTGGTGGCCCTGTCACTGGACGCGAGGCTCTAGCTCTTCAAGGCATCCCCGTTCGAGAGCTCCTTCTTACAAATGAGAACGAAGATCAATTGGCTGATCTGGCAGGCAATGCCATGACCACCACTGTTGTCGGTTCTGCAATGATCGCTGCGCTCAAGGTGGCATGCCACAAGATCATTGAGGGCACTAACCCTGGAAAAGAAGCTGCTTTGATTCTCGAAAAGGAAGCAATAGACGATGAGCAAGTTGCTGGCCGGATCATCGGCGAAGATTCTCTCGAGCGTCATGATCTCGACCTTGCCAAAGTCTCCAAGTCCAATCTATCTGAGATCCTCGATCTGGCTTTCCGAAGCTCTAGGCACTGTCAATGTGAAGGGCAATCTGGCATCGTTCCAAACATACTTGAGTGTCAAGAATGCAGTTATCGTGCCTGTAAATCTTGTGGGGGCAGACCTGAGCATGTCTATGCGCCATGTGCCAGTCAGAGAGTTGAGCCAGCGGAATTTGAGAAAATATTCAAGGGCTTGCTCCCCATGCGGGTACGGATTGCTGGCTTAACCGATCATTGTCTAAATGCTGTCAGGAAAGCGGCTGAAAAGTCTAACAGAGGCAGCGTTAGTGATGTTGATTGGCAGTTATGGAGTACAGCGCTTCTAGAAGGAATACACGATGCTGAATTCAGGTTCCGATATCTCAAAAGACAAAGCACCTGGACGGCAGTATATGAAGCACGCGGTGCTATGCTTAGTCTTGTCCTTCGCAACCAAATTCCGGAGTGGCGACTGACCATCAAGGCACCTCCATCCGAGCCCAATAACAGCCAACttcgagctcttcttcttcatccggTAGCTCGACTTCAAATTGATATCGGCGGCCAAGACGTCCTGTGCGGTCCTTGGGAACTTTGTATCCCCTCTATGAAGTCTATCGACATTGAGATTACGGGTAAGGGAGAATTGTTACCTTCTTGGGAAGCTTCGCTTGGTCTCCAAGGTCCCTTCGCCCACACCACTCGATGGTCCGAACTTGAAATTTCCCTCCAAGCGGAAGATGACAATGCGCTTGACAGAAAACTATCTGGTACCtatcagcttcttccccgaTGCGGCCAGGCGATGTCGTCACTTCATAAGAAGAAGCCCGATCCTTCAGAAGATGGTCTCCCTCAGCTCtacttcttccttgatcCTACCAGGTGTGGCGAATCGCGTGAAGACAGATATGTATTTTCTACAAGTACTGAAAGATTGGACTATGGAACGGAGCGACCAGTGATTGCTCGATTGGATTCCAAGTGGCGGGAAGGCAATGAGAAACAGAGAAAGGTGAAGCTGGATGTCTCTGGCGCATGGGTGAAATGTGCCGAAGCCCACCTGACCGCCATAGGTGGCGATGATATCGCTGTCGTTGCCAATGATGCCGGGGCAAACGAAATCCATCGTGACAGGGCCACCTATGCCATCCCTGCATCGGCTTCTGCCATATCAGCATCGTTAACAACTAAAGGATGTTCTCATGCAATGGCTCTTCTGTCTTGTCGCGTTCCACTTGATCCTACTCATTCGGAGAGTATGTGGCGACGAGGAGCCTGGGCAGAAATCGACTTATCACATCAAGGCAATACCACTTTTGCCAATTTAGCCTGGATCACCGAGAGATTGCCTCCGCTTGATGGGCTAAAAAATTGGACCCATATTACCGACGAC GTACCCGAGAATGTTTGCGAAAGATGCGCCCCAAGACCACCTAAGATCCATTGGATAAAAAGGGAAGGTAAGACAAACAAAAAGGGAAACAAAACGAAGAGTACCATCATTGCGTTCGAAGATAAGTTAGAAGCTGGGCAGTATGAGCAT GCTCTCAAGCATCGACCCTCGCCCTTTGTTGTCCAGCTTAGGCTCGATGGGGATATAGGTTCGTTCCGTATCGGTCTCAACATTGTTTCCCTTGCCCACCGTGCACTCTCACGGCTCCCGCCGACCACTTCCGAACATAAAATCAGTCTTTCTTGGCGTCTCACTCCTGGCCATGTGGCCGAAACCTTTCAACCTCGGCGCGTCTTTATCCTACCAAGCAACAAACAAGATCCTGAAAACTCTCAACCCGAAGCTTTCAAATTACCCCTTCGTAAAGAACAATTGCGATCTTTGTGGTGGATGTTAGAACAAGAGAAGGCAGCCGGGAAAACCCATACgtttgttgaagaagagatttcTGAGTCCTTGCTTCCTGCTGTAGGGTGGAGAGCAGAGGGTAAGGCTGAGAGGCCAGTCATGGTCCGCGGAGGTGTCATTGCGGATCAAGTTGGTTACGGCAAAACAATTATCTCCATCGCTCTGGTTGCGCAGACCATGTCCCTTCCTGCACCTGAGCCTGCCCCGCCCGGTTTGATTGACCTGAAAGCGACGCTTATTGTTGTGCCTGGTCATCTTAGTAAACAATGGCCCAACGAGATAGCGCGATTTACCGGCAGCATGTTCAAAGTTATTGTCATTCAGGGGATGAAAGATTTACAAGGGAAGACCATCGCTGAACTCGGCAAAGCTGATATCATCGTCATGGCATCAGAAATCTTCGAGTCCGATGTCTATTGGTCTCGATTCGAGTACCTCTCTGCCCGGCCTCGAGAATGGCTTAATGACACCCAGGGTGGACGATTCTTCTGTGACAGGCTAGATGCAGCTATGGAAAGTCTTATGTCACAGACGGAAATcttgaaagaaaaaggcagcGAGGCAGCCATGAGGGCTATGGAGGATAAGAAGAAAAGTTTGGTAGATAGCGCCGGAGCTAAGAAGGAAGTACACATTGCCGTTAGCTTCGGCAGAAGAATGAAAGGACAGGCGTATAGAGACAAACACAGCAGTGATTCCAAAGCGAAGCCCATTACCAAGGAGGAACTTGAGCGGTGGGAAGCTtccgaagatgaagat gatgacgaggaaagCAAGACTTACATCCCTATACCCAAATTCCACAGCTTCACCGGTTCAGAATCAATTCTCAGTGCTTCGGTCAAAAAGGATTACAAGTTGCTGCCCAATCCAGTCCTTCATATGTTTCG ATTCCGTCGAGTCATTGCGGATGAATTCACTTATCTTCAGAAAAAAAGCCTTGCGGCTGTTTTAcgcctttcttcttcataccGATGGATTCTGTCTGGCACTCCACCTGTCAGCGATTTTGCAGCAATTAGAAG TATCGCAACATTCATGGGTATACACCTTGGCGTGCAGGATGATGGCGAGGGCGACGTCCAGTATCAGAAAGCTCGTGCAAAAGAACAGACCCAAGCCGAGAAATTCCACGCGTTTAGGGAGATCCATTCACGAGCCTGGCATAATCGACGGGATGAACTGGCGCAGGAGTTCTTGAACGTCTTTATGCGCCAAAATATCGCAGAGATTGAGGATATACCCACCGTCGAGCATATCCGTACTTTCAAACTGCCAGCTTCAGAAGGTGCCATATACCTTGAACTTGAGCATCATCTTCAGGCTTTGGAAATGCAAGC GCGTAAGGAGACGAAGTTTAAGAATGTTACTCAAGGTGATCGCAACGCTAGACTTGAAGAGGCCTTGTCCGATTCGAAGACGGCAGAAGAAGCCTTGCTTAAACGATGCTGCCATTTCACCCTTGATCTGTCTGATAAGACTCAGGACGCAAAGACTGCCCAAGAAGCCTGTGATCATATCACCAGCGCTCGAGCTAGGCAGTTGCTCGCTTGTCAAGAAGACCTTTCTCGGTCAGTCAACCAGGCAATAGCTTTGCATGGATGGAttaagaagaagggaggatTTAGCAAGAATGATGACGAACGTCAACCATTTGCTGAGTGGATTGCATTTTCCTCCAACATCTCGAAACATCAAGGCGACATCGAAGCTGCACGCATACTGCTCAACGTGATAGAGAAGTGTGGTGTGAAGGACGGCAGTATCCCGCTCTCCCCTTCAGATAAGCAGTCTCCGTCAATAGCCAGTGGGGCCAGAATGGATGACGTCAAATGGCAGCTCCGAGAGCAGACCCATCTTCTCCGTAAACTTGTCAAGGAATTGGTGGCGAGAGTCAGATCATTACGCTTCTTTGAGGTTGTCAGGAAAATTCAGAAAGGCAAGAGCGATGCCCAAATTGTACTTGAATCTTCGGAATGTGGACACAAGCCATCCACCAATCCGGATATCGAAATGGCTGTTCTGTCTTGCTGTGGTCATGTCGCCTGCCATGAGTGCATGCGTAAGGCAGTGGCTTCTCAACGATGTGTTAAGTCCGGTGAATGCCATGCCGCAGTGCGACCGACCAATATGGTCAAGGTCAGCTCGCTGGGCACTGAAGGCGAGCTTTCCTCAGGGCGGTATGGTGCCAAACTAGAGCATTTAGTCAATCTCATCCATTCTATCCCCAAAGATGAGCGCGTGTTGGTGTTCCTTCAATGGGAAGACCTCGCAGGCAAGGTGTCTGAAGCTCTGTCTGCAGGCAAAATTCCACACGTCACGCTATCCGGTTCTGCCAAGTCACGAGCAAATACTCTTGATCGTTTCCAGTCCACGAATGCCGATACTGCACGAGTACTGCTCCTCAAGATGAATGATGCAAGCGCCGCTGGATCTAATCTGACCACTGCCAACCATGCTATCTTCCTCGGCCCCTTGTTCACCAACTCTTTATTCAACTATCGCGCCGTAGAAACGCAAGCCATCGGTCGAGTGCGAAGGTACGGACAGCAGAAAAAAGTTCATATTCATCGACTGTTAGCCCTCGACACCATTGACATGACTATCTTCAACACGAGGAGGGCCGAACTCAAAGAAAAGACAGACTGGGAAGAAATACCTCAAGAGGAGTACAAAGCCTAG
- a CDS encoding hypothetical protein (Match to ESTs gb|CF187531.1|CF187531, gb|CF186352.1|CF186352, gb|CF194095.1|CF194095; HMMPfam hit to SET, SET domain, score: 88.6, E(): 1.5e-23), with protein sequence MPPHQPGDLEPPPKVPPEIYNTVRQTWVQTWKDFYAWKPPSTLPVEDGWVSMRAEEEDKNLVKDHEDFGKRMAALLEKFEQESGREGKLAEVEFEGAAELKPLQNTNKSPIEWNVHGRPIRPLPPIYSLTPTIDPVPEYAFCIYTPRSILSPDEVIMPFMPTFDDDTLDIPGFETEKEKYSSLFTSCLWDLPGRDADVDIIMFETLKRLEKLEVEKEDIDRTRILPKECLYVESLDLRRDLPPFPLPPQNIDSVTGRKLPDGLNHVVGAKRKWEEPLELIEEDFEDDLEGFEEACCHYPTCTSVMCIRHTRGSSFNAGNQRLPRISSVLPTLSEPCSPTCYSLTSNEATLGERLLSIRLEKEWSESDKQQLIDILSAYEGSRLERICGLKDVFNRTCAEVARQVTSILQDRSRGPSVHEPGADMECSTPSSTSGSLRPLLQRSKSSKAQLIPITNRLPEFVECEHEGECLPGVCSCANGKLPCGRHCSCPSTCTRRHRGCNCRRIAIQEGRPVRDGKICINGKCPCIRSFRECDKELCGSCGAAEELVQDEEILKTTGSFGKDGEWVENKDKMAQGQTFISCGNIALQKAKWPKLRVGISKVAGYGLFADEDIGQHVPVGEYVGEYISEWEGDNRNFAESINKRRYQFTINPQFIIDAGFFGNHTRFINSAQGNNVNCVAHQRAVGHELRILFLTTRPIRRHEEIHFNYGDDFWDNH encoded by the exons ATGCCTCCCCACCAACCCGGTGATCTCGAACCCCCCCCGAAAGTTCCACCAGAAATTTATAACACCGTTCGCCAAACATGGGTTCAAACTTGGAAAGACTTTTACGCCTGGAAACCTCCCTCCACTCTCCCGGTCGAAGATGGCTGGGTGAGTATGcgagcagaggaagaggataagAACCTTGTTAAAGATCATGAGGATTTCGGTAAGCGCATGGCCGCACTACTGGAGAAGTTTGAGCAGGAaagtgggagagaaggaaagttGGCAGAGGTCGAGTTTGAAGGTGCTGCCGAACTTAAGCCTCTACAGAATACCAACAAATCGCCAATCGAATGGAACGTACATGGTAGACCGATTCGTCCTCTCCCACCCATCTACAGCCTTACACCCACTATTGATCCCGTCCCCGAGTACGCCTTTTGTATCTACACCCCTCGCAGCATCTTGTCACCTGATGAAGTTATTATGCCCTTTATGCCTACCTTTGACGATGACACGCTCGACATACCAGGATTCGAGactgaaaaagaaaaatatTCGTCTCTTTTTACTAGCTGCTTATGGGACTTACCGGGACGAGATGCTGATGTGGATATTATCATGTTTGAAACGTTGAAAAGGCTGGAGAAGCTAGAGgtagagaaagaagatatCGACAGGACAAGGATATTACCAAAAGAGTGTCTCTACGTGGAAAGTCTCGATTTGAGAAGAGATCtacctccatttccattACCTCCTCAAAATATCGACTCAGTCACAGGAAGGAAGTTGCCGGATGGCCTAAATCATGTTGTAGGAGCAAAGAGGAAATGGGAGGAACCGTTAGAGCTtattgaagaggatttcGAAGATGATCTAGAAGGGTTTGAGGAAGCATGTTGCCATTATCCTACTTGCACAAGCGTCATGTGTATTAGGCATA CCAGAGGCTCAAGCTTTAACGCCGGAAATCAGCGTCTACCTCGTATCTCATCAGTACTCCCTACCCTCTCTGAACCTTGCTCCCCCACATGTTACTCATTAACTAGTAATGAAGCGACATTAGGGGAAAGACTGTTGTCCATCCGactggagaaggaatggtCGGAATCGGACAAGCAACAGCTTATAGATATACTTTCTGCATACGAAGGCTCAAGACTCGAAAGAATATGTGGATTGAAAGATGTCTTCAACCGAACTTGTGCAGAG GTCGCGCGGCAAGTCACCAGTATCTTACAAGATCGATCGAGAGGACCAAGTGTGCATGAGCCAGGTGCTGACATGGAATGTtcaactccttcatctACATCTGGATCGTTAAGGCCACTTTTACAAAGGTCAAAGTCCAGTAAAGCCCAATTGA TACCGATAACCAATCGTTTGCCCGAGTTCGTGGAGTGCGAACATGAAGGCGAGTGTCTTCCAGGTGTTTGTAGTTGCGCCAATGGCAAGTTGCCATGTGGGCGACACTGCTCT TGTCCTTCCACGTGTACAAGGCGTCATCGCGGTTGCAACTGCCGCCGTATAGCGATACAAGAAGGCAGACCTGTAAGAGACGGCAAAATATGTATTAATGGTAAATGTCCTTGTATAAGGAGTTTCAGAGAATGTGACAAGGAGCTATGCGGCAGTTGCGGAGCTGC TGAGGAGCTGGTACAAGACGAGGAGATTCTCAAGACGACAGGTAGTTTCGGAAAGGATGGGGAATGGGTTGagaacaaggataaaatgGCTCAAGGTCAAACATTCATCAGCTGCGGAAATATAGCTTTACAAAAAGCAAAGTGGCCG AAGCTGAGAGTAGGGATAAGCAAGGTAGCAGGGTACGGGTTATTTGCCGACGAAGATATCGGCCAACATGTGCCTGTAGGGG AATATGTGGGGGAGTATATTTCTGAATGGGAAGGTGATAATCGAAA TTTCGCTGAA TCTATTAATAAACGGCGATATCAATTCACCATCAACCCACAATTTATCATTGATGCTGGTTTCTTTGGTAACCACACGCGGTTCATCAACTCTGCTCAAGGAAATAATGTGAATTGTGTCGCCCATC AGAGAGCAGTGGGTCACGAGCTCAGGATATTGTTTCTGACAA CGAGACCCATCAGACGACATGAGGAAATCCATTTCAACTATGG AGACGACTTTTGGGATAATCATTAG
- a CDS encoding hypothetical protein (Match to EST gb|CF190409.1|CF190409) yields MPKGTYPRTRIAVTAGLAISFLFLLHFLFSSPDRLLATQRWTTASSSVIRSKFLRAKAQAPKPPIHHPIPKLMADARNEFDQKLKKQSKSLPEAVAEYKKRYGRNPPKGFDEWYAFAKENNAVIIDEYDQLDRDLKPFWLFSGQELRRRCVQVGFLPSVDLVRVEKGQTRTIDVSKGFDDSEVGARAKGFRVMLEKFQAKLPDMDFPINEKAEGRILVPWEENLYSNLTADSSLGIEHVLGGEFIPDWRGDGNVWEAYRRTCEPSSQARRLFGSLRANLKEGQAPVSRLADAGVTADAPSEDFFFPQSVDDKYDFCAHPWAHYNQGHFFSDWRTIHALYPMFSPAKGLGYSDILIPSHYYFSSTKRYTYGWDPVNMVIKDVDDMETKWEDKSDDIFWRGATTGGGSSPPGFLAQYQRHRLIKMTSDSSNVNKTVVFADPPGTDHFISAQVPIGQLNKDMMDVAFTKAVGCTQYPGGCDGMRKDHRFADAVPLGENWRHKYLIDIDGMGYSARLFALLKSESAVLKSTVYTEFMSEWLQPWLHYIPISQMYQEIYNVHAFFSGPSKAMLDASNSTRTLYQQPGVHTKKFDGDAELRKIAKAGREWMFTIGRKIDMEIYVYRLCLEWARLMADDREAMTYNG; encoded by the exons ATGCCTAAGGGCACTTATCCCAGAACGCGCATAGCTGTTACAGCGGGATTGGctatctctttccttttcctcctccacttcctcttctcctctcctgaCCGACTCCTGGCGACGCAGAGATGGACgactgcttcttcttccgtcatTCGTTCAAAGTTCCTTCGAGCAAAGGCCCAAGCCCCCAAACCTCCCATACACCATCCTATTCCCAAGCTCATGGCAGACGCCAGGAATGAGTTTGACCAAAAGCTCAAGAAACAAAGCAAGAGCTTGCCCGAAGCCGTTGCCGAGTACAAGAAGAGGTACGGGAGAAATCCTCCGAAGGGCTTTGATGAATGGTACGCGTTTGCGAAGGAGAACAATGCCGTCATCATCGACGAGTATGACCAGCTTGATCGTGATCTCAAGCCCTTTTGGCTCTTCTCTGGCCAGGAGTTGCGACGAAGATGTGTCCAAGTCGGTTTCTTGCCTTCGGTCGATTTGGTGAGGGTTGAGAAGGGTCAAACAAGAACTATCGATGTGTCAAAGGGCTTCGATGACTCTGAAGTTGGTGCCCGTGCCAAGGGTTTCCGAGTCATGCTTGAAAAGTTTCAAGCAAAGCTTCCCGATATGGATTTCCCCATCAACGAAAAGGCGGAAGGACGTATTCTCGTGCCTTGGGAGGAAAACTTATACTCTAACCTCACAGCTGATTCTTCTC TTGGTATTGAACACGTCTTGGGCGGAGAATTCATTCCCGATTGGCGAGGTGATGGTAACGTCTGGGAGGCGTACCGCCGAACTTGTGAACCTTCATCTCAAGCCCGTCGTCTGTTTGGTTCTCTCCGTGCCAATCTCAAAGAAGGTCAAGCTCCCGTCTCTCGTCTCGCCGATGCTGGTGTGACTGCCGACGCTCCTTCTGAagactttttcttccccCAAAGTGTCGACGACAAATACGACTTTTGCGCTCACCCCTGGGCTCATTATAATCAAGGCCATTTCTTCTCCGATTGGCGGACTATCCATGCTCTTTACCCCATGTTCTCTCCAGCCAAGGGTTTGGGATACAGCGACATTCTTATTCCCAGTCACTACTATTTCTCCTCCACTAAGCGATACACTTATGGTTGGGATCCTGTCAACATGGTTATTAAGGACGTCGATGACATGGAGACTAAGTGGGAGGACAAGTCTGACGACATATTCTGGCGTGGTGCCACTACTGGTGGCggttcttctcctcccgGTTTCCTTGCTCAGTACCAGCGTCACCGATTGATTAAGATGACCTCTGACTCTTCCAATGTCAACAAAACTGTCGTTTTCGCCGATCCTCCCGGAACTGACCACTTCATCTCTGCTCAAGTGCCTATCGGGCAGCTGAACAAAGATATGATGGATGTGGCGTTCACAAAGGCAGTCGGTTGTACCCAATACCCCGGAGGATGTGACGGTATGCGAAAGGACCACCGATTTGCCGATGCTGTCCCTCTTGGTGAGAACTGGAGACACAAGTATTTGATCGATATCGACGGTATGGGTTACTCTGCCCGTCTTTTTGCTTTG CTCAAGAGTGAAAGTGCTGTCCTCAAGTCTACCGTCTACACCGAATTCATGTCCGAATGGCTCCAGCCTTGGCTTCACTATATCCCCATCTCTCAAATGTACCAGGAAATTTACAACGTCCacgccttcttctctggcCCTTCGAAGGCTATGCTTGATGCCTCCAACTCTACTAGAACTCTGTATCAGCAGCCTGGGGTTCACACCAAGAAATTTGATGGGGATGcagagttgaggaagattgCCAAGGCGGGTAGGGAGTGGATGTTCACTATTGGACGAAAGATCGACATGGAAA TCTACGTGTACAGGTTGTGTCTTGAGTGGGCACGTCTTATGGCTGATGACCGTGAGGCCATGACCTACAACGGATAG